The Bacillus sp. Y1 genome includes the window CTTCGTCCGCTATATAATCCAACACTTCCGTCGCGAAGAATTTATTCAATGAACATTCAATTGCGTATTCAGCAATCGATGCTGCTACCGCTTTCCCATTTTTCACTTCTTCGTCCGATAGTTTGCTCATGCGTTCTTCAAAAAGTCCGACTGTACGGTATACAGAGCTTTCTGCCGCATAGATTTTAGAAGCCATTGTTGCTAGTTTTTCTTTTGTTAAATTGAATTGAGATAGCTTTGTTTTAAATTGTTGACGTTGGTTCGTGTACTTAGTCGTAATTTCAAACGCCGCTTTAGAACCTCCAACTGCCCCTACCCCAAGCTTATAACGACCAATATTTAAAATGTTAAAGGCAATAATATGACCTTTACCGTACTCTCCTAATAGGTTTTCAACCGGTACTTGAGCATCTTCTAAGATCAAAGTACGAGTGGAAGAACTCTTAATCCCCATCTTCTTTTCTTCTGGACCAACAGACACTCCCGAAAACTCTCTTTCAACGATAAAAGCAGAGAAGTGCTCACCATCAATTTTTGCATAAACAACAAATACATCGGCAAAGCCTGCGTTTGTAATCCATTGCTTTTCTCCGTTAAGCACATAATGTGTTCCTTCTGCATTTAAAACAGCCGTTGTTCTTGCCCCTAATGCATCAGATCCCGAGCCTGGTTCTGTTAATGCATAGGCAGCCAACTTTTCCCCAGTGGCTAGTGTAGGTAAGTATTTTTGTTTTTGGTCCTCGTTCCCGAACAATACGATTGGTAACGACCCGATACCAACATGTGCACCGTGTGAGATTGAGAAACCACCCGCACGAGACATTTTTTCAGCAATTAGTGCAGAGCTGATTTTATCAAGTGCCAAACCGCCATACTCTTCCGGAACGTCAGCCCCTAGAAGACCGAGTTCACCAGCTTCTTTTAAAAGCTTTACCGAACGGTCAAACTCATGGTTTTCGATATGCTCGACTTGTGGGAGAACTTCATTGGTAACGAAATCCTCTGTCATTTTTGCGATCATTTTTTGCTCATCTGTATAATCCTCTGGAGTAAAGACTCGATCATAGGAAACATCTTCGATTAAAAAGCTTCCACCTTTAATTAATTTATCTGTTTGATTAGTCATCTTTTTTCCTCCGTTCTTTTATAAAAGTTCGAACACTCCGGCAGCACCCATACCGCCACCGATACACATCGTGACAACCCCAAATTGTTGATTACGTCTCTTCATTTCGTGAATTAGAGAAAGGGTTAGCTTCGCACCGGTACAGCCAAGTGGATGACCTAGTGCAATCGCTCCACCGTTCACATTTACCTTTTCCTCATCAATTCCTAGTTCTCGAATGACTTGAATTGATTGAGAGGCAAAGGCTTCATTTAGTTCAAATAATCCGATATCCGATAACTCTAATCCAGCAAGCTTTAATGCTTTAGGAATTGCTACAACTGGACCAATACCCATAATTTCAGGTGGCACGCCTCCAACAGCGAATGATCGGAATTTGACAAGCGGCGTGAGTCCCCCAGCCTCTGCTTTTTCACGATCCATAACCATGACGGCTGCGGCTCCATCACTTGTTTGCGAAGAATTCCCTGCAGTAACGGTTCCTGTTACCGAAAAGGCCGGACGAAGCTTTGCTAATGTTTCTACCGTTGACTCAGGACGAACTCCCTCGTCTTGGCTAAAAACGAATGGTTTTTCGGTTAGTTTATTGTCTTTTCCAACCGAGCGTAAAATAACGTCTACTGGTACAATTTCATCAACAAACTTTCCTTCTTGAAGAGCTTTTGCTGCTTTTTGGTGACTTCTTACCGCAAAAGCATCCTGATCTTCACGAGAAATTCCAAATTTTCTTGCTACCTCTTCTGCTGTGTGCCCCATCCCCATATAGTATTGAGGAGCTGTCTCAGCCAGTTTGGCGTTTGGTCGAACCACATGCCCCATCATCGGTACTAAGCTCATTGATTCTGCTCCACCAGCAATGATGGTGTCGGCATGACCAATCATGATCTTTTCTGCCGCATAGGCAATCGACTGAAGCCCTGATGAACAATAACGATTGATGGTAATTGCAGGCACTGTATCAGGAAGTCCTGCAAGCGCCCCAATATTTCTTGCCATATTTAACCCTTGCTCTGCTTCAGGCATAGCACAGCCAATAATTAAGTCATCGATATTTCCATCGTAATTCCCTGCTCGCTTTAAGGTCTCTTTTACAACCAGTGCACCAAGATCATCAGGTCTAACGCTGGCAAGCGACCCTTTTTTTGATTTTCCCACTGGAGTTCGTGCTCCAGCAACGATAACCGCTTCTCTCATCACGTTCCCTCGCTTCCTATTTATGCTATAACTCTACCAATCTATTAGTTGCGTAATGGTTTTCCTTTTAGAAGCATATGCTGCATTCTTGCTTGTGATTTTGGCTCTGCAATTAAGCTCAAGAAAGCCTCTTTCTCAAGGTCAAGCAAATATTGCTCATCAACTTCTGTTCCAAATGGCACTTTTCCGCCCGCAATCACATAAGCTAGTTTCTTTGCAATTTTCAAATCGTGCTCTGAAATATATCCGGAGTAATGCATCGTTTGTGCTCCTAGAAGTAAGGTGGCGTAGCCCGTTTCACCGACTACTGGAATCTTCTTTCGGACCGGTGGCTTATACCCTTTGTCATAAAGTGCTAGAACTGCCTGCTTTGCGTCATAAAGCTGGTGGTCTCCGTTTACACTGACAGCGTCTGCTTTATTCAAGAAGTTGTTTTCACGCGCTTCCTCTCCCGATGTGGACACCTTTGCCATTGCAATCGTTTCAAACACTTTATTCGCCACGTTTTGAAGGTCAAATGGAACTCCGTTTGGCATGCTGTTTAAAAACTTCATGTATAGCTCTTTGTTACCGCCACCTCCAGGGATAAGTCCTACCCCGACTTCCACAAGTCCCATGTACGTTTCCATTGTCGCTTGAATATGCGCAGCTGGTAGACAGACCTCTGTACCACCACCTAGGGTCATCGCAAATGGTGCGGCAACGACTGGCTTTGTACTGTACTTAATTTTCATCATCGCTTGTTGGAAGTGACGAACGACCATATCAATTTCAAAAATATTATCATCCTGCGCTTCCATAAGAATCATGGCAAGATTTGCCCCAACGCAGAAGTTCTTACCTTGATTCCCAATCACCAAGCCCTTGAAATTCTTTTCCACTTCTTCAACAGCAAAATTAATCATTTGCACAATATCGAGCCCAATCGCATTACTTTGTGAGTGGAATTCTAGAAGGGCTACTCCATCTCCAAGATCAATCAAGCTTGCACCACTATTCTTCTTAATAACGCCACGCTGTTTTTTGATTTTTTTCAGGTTGATAACCTTTCGGTTTTCTTCTACAAGCTTGTAATCACCATTGGTATAGAAGAAAAGATCACCGTTTTCTTCTTCCTTATAAAAGCTTGTATGACCATTTGCTAGCATTTCCTTTATCCAGCTTGGAACGGTGAGACCGTCTTTCTCCATTTTGACAATCGATTTTTCTAGCCCAATGGCATCCCATACTTCAAATGGACCTTGCTCCCAACCGAAGCCCCATTTCATGGCATGGTCAATCGCGACGATATCATCGGCAATCGTACCGAGTAACTCAGCAGAATACACAAGTACCGGACTAAAAATTTTCCATAGCAGTTCTCCAGCACGATCGTTCGCATATACAAGCGCTTTCATTTTATTTTCTAAGCCTTTTTCCTGTTTGCTCATTTCAATGGAGGCGGTTTTTAATTTTTTTCGTTCCACGTATTCAAGAGTGGCCGGATCTAATTCGAGAATTTCTTTTCCTTTTTTCAGGAAGAACCCTTGACCAGATTTACTTCCAAACCAACCTTTTTCAAGCATTTGATTCATGAAGGCAGGTACCTCAAAAACTTCTTTCTCTGTACCATCCACTTGGTCATACACGTTTTTTGCTACGTGCGCAAATGTATCTAGTCCAACCACATCCAATGTACGGAAGGTTGCACTCTTTGGTCGTCCGATTAGCGGTCCCGTTACAGAATCCACTTCTCCAACGCCGTATCCACCTTTTAACATTTCCCTTACTGTAACTAACAGACCGTACGTACCAATTCGGTTAGCGATAAAATTTGGCGTGTCCTTAGCAACAACAACGCCTTTTCCGAGAATATCTTCCCCGTACTGCTTCATAAAATGAAGTACATCGGGTGATGTATGTTGAGTTGGAATGATTTCTAAAAGTTTTAAGTATCTAGGTGGGTTAAAAAAGTGAGTACCAAGGAAATGCTTTTGGAAGTCTTCAGAGCGGCCTTCTGTCATCGCCTCTACAGAAATACCAGATGTATTTGAGCTTACAAAGCTGCCAGGCTTTCGATATTGATCAACCTTCTCGAAAATCTGCTGCTTAATAGATAAATTTTCCACAACTACTTCAATGATCCAGTCAACTTCGCTGAGTCTTGATAGATCATCTTCAAAATTTCCTGCTTCGATGAGGGCTAAATTACTTTTTGAGGTTAATGGTGCAGGTTTTTGCTTTAACAGCTTTTGTAGAGCTGTTTGGCTGATACGATTTCTTACCGCTTTATCTTCTAGCGATAACCCCTTTTTCTTCTCGTCGTCACTTAGTTCGCGCGGAACAATATCTAATAGCAATGTTGGAATCCCGATATTGGCAAGGTGTGCGGCAATACCAGACCCCATTACCCCCGAGCCTAAAACAGCAGCTTTTTTAATTTGTTGGATCAACTTTTGTCTCCCCCTTTAGCTTTTTTGAGTGGATTCGGTAGTTTGAATGAACACTCATTCATTTTTGGTTACTTTTATCATAAGATATTTAAAAATTTTACGCAATCCTTTGTCGTTGAAATTTGAAAATTTTTTGAAATTTACATTATTTTATGCGACCAATAGAATCCTATGAATGTGGATATGTTATACACGAGGAAAAAAGTTTGGGGGTGTACCTATGGCAAAGATCAAGAAAAACCCATCAAAGGCTGGCGTAAGTGCCGCTAGTGTTAAGGGTGATGCAGGCCCAACTGTTGAAAATGATGGTGGTGGAAAAAGAAACAGCCAGAACAACCAGTATAAGAGATAATGATGAGTGTACCCGCACTGGATTTGGTGTCGGGTACGTTTTATTGTTGGGTCGCAGATGAATTAAAACTACCCACTCAAACGAATGGGCAGTTCCACACTTACTTTTTAAGCATTCCCTTCAGTACGAAGGCAACATTCGCTGGGCGTTCGGCTAGGCGGCGCATGAAGTAGCCGTACCAGTCGGTTCCATATGGGACGTATACTCTCATTTTATAACCTTCTTCAACTAACTCTATTTGCCTTTCCGGGCGAATGCCATAGAGCATTTGGAACTCAAATTGGTCGTTGCTGATGCGATTGTTTTTGGCGAGCTGTTTGGTGTATTCAATGATCGCATCATCATGGGTGGCAACAGCCGTGTAATTTCCGTTTAGCATATGTCTATTTATGATTTTTTTAAAATTGGCATCTACATCCTTTTTATCAGGAAATGCTACTTCGGGGGATTCTTTGTATGCCCCCTTCACAAGTCGTAAATTCGGATGGTACTCATTCAGCTCCTTGATATCCTTTTCCGTTCGATATAAATAGGCCTGAATAACCGTACCAACATTGTCGTATTCACTTTTTAATAGCTTAAAAATATCGATCGTTTTCTGCACACGAGAGTAGTCTTCCATATCTATCGTTACGAACACATTGTTCTTTTTCGCTGCTTCTAGTATTCTTCTCATATTGTGAAGAACAACGTCTTCTGAAATATCTAATCCCATCGACGTCATTTTTAATGATAATTGCGATTGAAGTTTTTCCCGGCCGATTGTCTCTATCGCAAGTATTGAGTTGTCGGCCATTTCATTTGCTTCTTTCTCATTGTCGACAAATTCGCCTAAATAATCGATTGTAACGAGTAGACCTTTTTTATTGAGGTCTTGAATGACACGAGTTGCAAGTTCAATCGTTTCACCAGCAACAAACCGTGATGCCCCGAATCTTAATCCATACCGCTTTGCTAGTTTGGTTAATGCTTTATTTTTAGAAAGGAATAAAAAGAAATCTCTCATCAGTTGTTCCATTGTAATATCCCTCCTGCAAGCGTTTACTATAGCTATATGTAAAGGAAAAGCTAAGCGTTTCTTACTGTCATTTTACCATTTCCATTCGTCATTTCCTACGATGAGCGGAAGGATTAGAACGAGATCGAGCCATGAAAAAACCGAGCCCATTGGACCCGGTTTTATTTCTTCGCTTGTCTGTGCGCTTCATTTAATTCTTTGATTTCATTAATCGTTTCCTTAATCTCATTCTTAGCATCAGGATACGTGTCGTTCCAATGCTTAACAAGAGCGGGCATTGATTTACTCATGTGAGAATACAGGATCCATGCCTTCACTTTTTCCACATGATCAACATCTGCCTCACCTAGTAGCAACTCGGTATATTTGGTTAGTAATCCATTGATCTTTTCATCTAGGTTATTGCTCACGAGTTCCCTCCGTTCTTATGTACCTTTTTTGGTCGATTACAAGTTTGCGGACAAATTTTACAACGATCCGGTGTTCCTGTTAAGGCATAAAAGAAGCAGCAAGTGGTTCGTACACGAACTTCTTCTCCGAGCTCAGGAATATAACGTTTTTCATGAAAATGCTTCTTAATTGGATTTTCGTGATAACTCCCAAACAATGATCCTGGTGCTTGTTGAGCAATGAAGTATAAATCTTCCACTGCACGCCCACAAACCTCATCATCTTCATTTTCAGACAAAACGGATTCATATAGCCAAAAAATATAAATTGCAATATTTTCCCATAATACAAGTTTAGATTGTTTTGACTCCGTCTTCACACTTTCCACAATGGGAGTGACGATATTGGAGAAAAAGTCAGCTATGGCTTCATATCTCCATTGATCTCTATCAACTGTAGGTTCACTAATACTCCACTCTGAGAAATAGAAAGAAGGAAGCCAGAGTGGATCTTGTTCGTCTGTTTGAAGATGCATATGCTCAAGATGTATATGAAATCGTTTGTTAAAAGCGGTCATCGCATACAAATAAATGGCTGATAAAAAAGCGTATCTTTTAATAAACATGGATGCTGTCACTTTTACATTCGGCGACCCAATATGCTCGGAAGCACGACTGATAAAGGTTCGAAGCTGATCTTTTTGAAGAAGCTCACTTAACGTAATCGATAGATCAGATTCTTGATGAACTTTTTCCAATGTAAATCGATAATTCTTCAGTTGACTTAATTCTGTTTCTGAAAAAAAGTTATCCATTGACTGCTCCTGCCTGTCTAAATACCGTTCTTCCCTTTCCATATGGGATGCAAAGCGGGGTCCCGAATAAAGGGTCAATGGAAATTTCGCAATCCATTTCGAATACCTGCTTCACAAGACCTCTTGTCACTACATCCTCTGGCTTCCCCATTGCTGCTATTTTCTTGTCCTTTACTGCCACAATATTATGCGCATACCGACACGCTAAGTTTAAGTCATGAAGAACCATCACGATCGTGCGATTTTCCCTCTCATTCAGCTCAAATAATAAATCAAGTATGTCAATTTGATGTGTCATATCTAAATAGGTGGTTGGTTCGTCAAGAAGAATAAAGTCCGTATCCTGTGCTAATGTCATTGCAATCCACGCTCTTTGACGTTGACCACCTGAAAGAGAGTCCACTGACCGTTCCTTTAAATCGAGCAACCCGGTTGCTTCAAGTGCCTGATAGACCTTCTCTTCATCCTCACTAGACCATTGCTTAAGCCATGTTTGGTAGGGATAGCGGCCTTGCTTCACCAGTTGAAGAACCGTTAGACCTTCAGGTGCAACCGGTCCTTGCGGCAACACGGCCATTTGCTTTGCCACATCCTTTGAGGACATCTTTGTAATCTCTTTTCCATTTAATACGATTTCCCCGCTTTTTGGCTTTAATAACCGAGCAATTGAGCGTAAAAGAGTTGATTTCCCACAACCATTGCCACCTATGAATACAGTAATTTCACCTTTCGGGATCGTCAAATCTAATTCATCTATAATGATGGAGTCACCATATGATAGCGTTAATTGTTTCGTTTCAATAGCTTTTTTCACCTTATTCGCACTCCTTCCCTGACATTATGCATTTCTTGTTTTAAAAAGAAGATAAATAAAGTACGGTGCACCGATACCTGCTGTAAACACGCCTGCTGGAATCTCTAATGGAGAGAACATCGTTCGACCAATCAAATCGGCCACCATAACCAAAATGGCACCGATTAAAGCGGAGACCGGAAGTAATGCCCCATATACTGAGCCCACTAGACGGCGAGCCATATGTGGTGCCATTAAACCAACGAATCCAATTCCTCCGGCAAAGGCAACAGAACTTCCTATTAAAGCTGTGCTTATGAGCAACAGTACAAATCTTAGTTTTTGTACATGAGTCCCTACACTTGTAGCTACATCATCACCTAATCCTAGTACATTCACTTTTCTAGCCATAAAAAAGGCAACCAACATGAGAGTGAATGCCCACGGTACAATCGTAAACACATTGGTCCAAGTTGAGCCATGGACCGTTCCAGTAATCCAGATATTTGCTTGGCTTGCCCGGTAGATCGGGCCAAGGAGCATCATCATCGTAGTTAGTGCTTGAAAAAGGGCTGATAACCCGATCCCTATTAGTACAAGGCGAACCGGGGACACTCCGTTTTTCCACGCAAAGATATAGACGAGTAGACCAGCAACAGCCGATCCAATAAAAGCTGCAAGCGGCATCCATTGAATGCTAACCGTTAACGCATTGCTTTCATTACTAAAGATGGCCAAAAATAACACAACGGCTGTTGATGCTCCGCCAGTAATTCCAAGAACATCTGGGGAAGCTAGTGGATTTCTAATCATCCCTTGCAAAATGCCCCCAGCTACAGCCAGTGACATTCCCACGACTAAAGCGACAATGATCCTTGGCAGACGAAAGGATTGAATCACGAGCTTTTCCATTTCTGTTCCCCCGCCAAATAAAACCGAGACAACCGTGACAGGGTTTATTTTCATATCACCTAAACCGGTGCTAATAATGAAAACAGCCATTGTTACTAGCAGCAAGCAAAGCATCACAAAGCTTGCTTTTCTATCTATTAATATAGACACTTTCCCTTGAAACCATCGAAGATTTTGATATTGCTTCACTTTGCGTTAAACCCCCTTCTAGCAATATAGATAAAGAAAGGAGTCCCTATGATCGCTGTCATCACGCCGACTGGTACTTCCTCAGGCATAATGACATACCTTGCAAGAATATCAGCCAAAAGCAAAAGAATGGCTCCTAAAAATGCAGAATAAGGAATGACCCATTTATGATCAATTCCTACAATACTTCTTGTAATATGGGGAATCACAATTCCAATAAAGCCGACAGGACCAGCTACTGCTACCGACCCACCTGCTAATAAAATGACAATTAGGCCAATTCCAATTTTTAATAACCCGGTACGAATACCGAGTGCTTTAGCCACATCTTCTCCCATTGATAGAACGTTAAGCTTGGAGGCGAGAAGTAACGCACCAATCCAACCAACGACGAAGTAAGGGATAACAGAAACAAGAATTTCGAGTTTTCTCCCTTGAATAGAACCAGCTAACCAAAACAATACTTGATCGAGTGCGACTTCACTTAATACAAGAAAACCTTGTGTAAAGGAGGAAAACATCGCAGCAATGGCAGCACCAGCCAATGTTAGCTTCATCGGAGTTAGTCCTTCTCGTCCGAGCGACCCGATGAAATAGACGCTGATAGCAGCAACAGCTGCACCAAGAAAAGCAATCCACGCAAAGGCTTGTAAATGACTCATTTGAAAAAGTGATACGGCTATAACCACAGCAAAACCTGCTCCAGCATTGATACCAAAAATGCTAGGTGAAGCCAATGGATTCTTTGTTAATGTTTGCATCAAAGCACCTGCGATGGCGAGACTACTACCTACTGCCGCAGCAATTAATGCTCTTGGCAATCGAACCGTTTCAATCACTAAATGCTCGTTTGATCCATTATTATTTTGAAACGCTTCCCATGCCATTTTCCACGACGTATCAGTATATCCATAAACAATGCTTGCACCTATTAAATAGAGAAATAATAAAACGACAAAAATAAGTCCGGCAATTCTTTGAGAATTATTTTTTAACAGCATCCTTCTTATCCTTTTCTATATACTACTTACAAGATTCAGTCTATTGGATGCCATACACACTGTCAATGATTTTGAGAATCATTTTCATTAAGTAGTTCCCCCTTTTTTCTTTTCTAAATGAAAATAAATCTCAATTATCTATTGACTCCCTTTTCAATTCATTTTATGATAATACCCGTAAGTGAAAATGATTATCATTAACAATTACATACATTCATTGTAGGAGGAACTTATGAAACTTATTAAATTTTCTTTCACTATGTTGACCATTTTAATTCTTAGTCTTCTAGCAGCATGCGGAAGCAACGAAGAAGCGTCCACAGGAAGCGATAAAGAGGATGCAAAGCCGGAAAATACAAGCTATACCGTTGAGCACGCAATGGGGACAACCACTATTCCTGATACACCTAAAAAGGTTGTTATTTTAACAAATGAAGGAACAGAAGCATTATTAGCATTAGGAGTCACACCTGCTGGAGCGGTTCAATCTTGGACAGCAAATGGAGATCCTTGGTATGAGCATATTGCTGATGACATGAAGGATGTTCAAGTGGTTGGATTTGAAACAGATACACAAGTAAATCTTGAAGCGATTGCTGCTTTACAACCGGATTTAATTATTGGAAACAAAATGCGTCAAGAATCGATTTATGATCAACTAAGTGCCATTGCTCCAACTGTATTCTCTGAAACATTACGCGGAGACTGGAAGGAAAACTTTGAGCTTTACGCAAAGGCGTTAAATAAAGTTGAAGAAGGAAACAAAGTGATTTCTGATTACGATACTCGTGTTGCTGATTTGAAAACAGAGCTCGGTGACCAACTTCAGAAAAAAGTATCCATCGTCCGTTTCCTAGCAGCTGATGTGCGTATTTATCAAAAGGACTCTTTCTCTGGTGTGATACTAGATCAATTAGGTTTTGCTCGTCCTGAAAGTCAAGATGTGAATGAATTCGCGATTAAAGGTGCAACAAAAGAACAGATTCCATTGATGGATGGAGACACTCTATTCTATTTCACTTATGAAACAGGTGACGGAGCAGCAACTCAAGTAGAGAAGGAATGGATTGAAGATCCACTATTTAAAAATCTTGAGGTTGCCAAGCAAGGAAATGTTTATAAAATCGATGATGCGATCTGGAATACAGCTGGCGGAGTTATAGCAGCAAACCTGATGCTTGATGACATCGAAAAGTATTTCTT containing:
- a CDS encoding acyl-CoA dehydrogenase family protein codes for the protein MTNQTDKLIKGGSFLIEDVSYDRVFTPEDYTDEQKMIAKMTEDFVTNEVLPQVEHIENHEFDRSVKLLKEAGELGLLGADVPEEYGGLALDKISSALIAEKMSRAGGFSISHGAHVGIGSLPIVLFGNEDQKQKYLPTLATGEKLAAYALTEPGSGSDALGARTTAVLNAEGTHYVLNGEKQWITNAGFADVFVVYAKIDGEHFSAFIVEREFSGVSVGPEEKKMGIKSSSTRTLILEDAQVPVENLLGEYGKGHIIAFNILNIGRYKLGVGAVGGSKAAFEITTKYTNQRQQFKTKLSQFNLTKEKLATMASKIYAAESSVYRTVGLFEERMSKLSDEEVKNGKAVAASIAEYAIECSLNKFFATEVLDYIADEGVQLHGGYGFMSEYEIERVYRDSRINRIFEGTNEINRLLVPGTYLRKAFKGELPLFQKAQALQEELMMLMPEEPGDEPLAQEKYLVKNAKKIGLLAAGLAAQKFGKALEREQEILVNIADIVSNAYAMESVVLRTEKAIVKDGEEKSKQKLLYTQIFCQEAFNEIEQHAKETLVATETGDALRMMISALRKFTRHTPINVIAKKREASEKLIEAEKFVL
- a CDS encoding acetyl-CoA C-acetyltransferase, encoding MREAVIVAGARTPVGKSKKGSLASVRPDDLGALVVKETLKRAGNYDGNIDDLIIGCAMPEAEQGLNMARNIGALAGLPDTVPAITINRYCSSGLQSIAYAAEKIMIGHADTIIAGGAESMSLVPMMGHVVRPNAKLAETAPQYYMGMGHTAEEVARKFGISREDQDAFAVRSHQKAAKALQEGKFVDEIVPVDVILRSVGKDNKLTEKPFVFSQDEGVRPESTVETLAKLRPAFSVTGTVTAGNSSQTSDGAAAVMVMDREKAEAGGLTPLVKFRSFAVGGVPPEIMGIGPVVAIPKALKLAGLELSDIGLFELNEAFASQSIQVIRELGIDEEKVNVNGGAIALGHPLGCTGAKLTLSLIHEMKRRNQQFGVVTMCIGGGMGAAGVFELL
- a CDS encoding 3-hydroxyacyl-CoA dehydrogenase/enoyl-CoA hydratase family protein, producing the protein MQQIKKAAVLGSGVMGSGIAAHLANIGIPTLLLDIVPRELSDDEKKKGLSLEDKAVRNRISQTALQKLLKQKPAPLTSKSNLALIEAGNFEDDLSRLSEVDWIIEVVVENLSIKQQIFEKVDQYRKPGSFVSSNTSGISVEAMTEGRSEDFQKHFLGTHFFNPPRYLKLLEIIPTQHTSPDVLHFMKQYGEDILGKGVVVAKDTPNFIANRIGTYGLLVTVREMLKGGYGVGEVDSVTGPLIGRPKSATFRTLDVVGLDTFAHVAKNVYDQVDGTEKEVFEVPAFMNQMLEKGWFGSKSGQGFFLKKGKEILELDPATLEYVERKKLKTASIEMSKQEKGLENKMKALVYANDRAGELLWKIFSPVLVYSAELLGTIADDIVAIDHAMKWGFGWEQGPFEVWDAIGLEKSIVKMEKDGLTVPSWIKEMLANGHTSFYKEEENGDLFFYTNGDYKLVEENRKVINLKKIKKQRGVIKKNSGASLIDLGDGVALLEFHSQSNAIGLDIVQMINFAVEEVEKNFKGLVIGNQGKNFCVGANLAMILMEAQDDNIFEIDMVVRHFQQAMMKIKYSTKPVVAAPFAMTLGGGTEVCLPAAHIQATMETYMGLVEVGVGLIPGGGGNKELYMKFLNSMPNGVPFDLQNVANKVFETIAMAKVSTSGEEARENNFLNKADAVSVNGDHQLYDAKQAVLALYDKGYKPPVRKKIPVVGETGYATLLLGAQTMHYSGYISEHDLKIAKKLAYVIAGGKVPFGTEVDEQYLLDLEKEAFLSLIAEPKSQARMQHMLLKGKPLRN
- a CDS encoding YuzL family protein produces the protein MAKIKKNPSKAGVSAASVKGDAGPTVENDGGGKRNSQNNQYKR
- a CDS encoding proline dehydrogenase family protein, which produces MEQLMRDFFLFLSKNKALTKLAKRYGLRFGASRFVAGETIELATRVIQDLNKKGLLVTIDYLGEFVDNEKEANEMADNSILAIETIGREKLQSQLSLKMTSMGLDISEDVVLHNMRRILEAAKKNNVFVTIDMEDYSRVQKTIDIFKLLKSEYDNVGTVIQAYLYRTEKDIKELNEYHPNLRLVKGAYKESPEVAFPDKKDVDANFKKIINRHMLNGNYTAVATHDDAIIEYTKQLAKNNRISNDQFEFQMLYGIRPERQIELVEEGYKMRVYVPYGTDWYGYFMRRLAERPANVAFVLKGMLKK
- a CDS encoding YusU family protein, which codes for MSNNLDEKINGLLTKYTELLLGEADVDHVEKVKAWILYSHMSKSMPALVKHWNDTYPDAKNEIKETINEIKELNEAHRQAKK
- a CDS encoding IucA/IucC family C-terminal-domain containing protein, giving the protein MDNFFSETELSQLKNYRFTLEKVHQESDLSITLSELLQKDQLRTFISRASEHIGSPNVKVTASMFIKRYAFLSAIYLYAMTAFNKRFHIHLEHMHLQTDEQDPLWLPSFYFSEWSISEPTVDRDQWRYEAIADFFSNIVTPIVESVKTESKQSKLVLWENIAIYIFWLYESVLSENEDDEVCGRAVEDLYFIAQQAPGSLFGSYHENPIKKHFHEKRYIPELGEEVRVRTTCCFFYALTGTPDRCKICPQTCNRPKKVHKNGGNS
- a CDS encoding ABC transporter ATP-binding protein; amino-acid sequence: MKKAIETKQLTLSYGDSIIIDELDLTIPKGEITVFIGGNGCGKSTLLRSIARLLKPKSGEIVLNGKEITKMSSKDVAKQMAVLPQGPVAPEGLTVLQLVKQGRYPYQTWLKQWSSEDEEKVYQALEATGLLDLKERSVDSLSGGQRQRAWIAMTLAQDTDFILLDEPTTYLDMTHQIDILDLLFELNERENRTIVMVLHDLNLACRYAHNIVAVKDKKIAAMGKPEDVVTRGLVKQVFEMDCEISIDPLFGTPLCIPYGKGRTVFRQAGAVNG
- a CDS encoding FecCD family ABC transporter permease, which codes for MKQYQNLRWFQGKVSILIDRKASFVMLCLLLVTMAVFIISTGLGDMKINPVTVVSVLFGGGTEMEKLVIQSFRLPRIIVALVVGMSLAVAGGILQGMIRNPLASPDVLGITGGASTAVVLFLAIFSNESNALTVSIQWMPLAAFIGSAVAGLLVYIFAWKNGVSPVRLVLIGIGLSALFQALTTMMMLLGPIYRASQANIWITGTVHGSTWTNVFTIVPWAFTLMLVAFFMARKVNVLGLGDDVATSVGTHVQKLRFVLLLISTALIGSSVAFAGGIGFVGLMAPHMARRLVGSVYGALLPVSALIGAILVMVADLIGRTMFSPLEIPAGVFTAGIGAPYFIYLLFKTRNA
- a CDS encoding FecCD family ABC transporter permease, which produces MLLKNNSQRIAGLIFVVLLFLYLIGASIVYGYTDTSWKMAWEAFQNNNGSNEHLVIETVRLPRALIAAAVGSSLAIAGALMQTLTKNPLASPSIFGINAGAGFAVVIAVSLFQMSHLQAFAWIAFLGAAVAAISVYFIGSLGREGLTPMKLTLAGAAIAAMFSSFTQGFLVLSEVALDQVLFWLAGSIQGRKLEILVSVIPYFVVGWIGALLLASKLNVLSMGEDVAKALGIRTGLLKIGIGLIVILLAGGSVAVAGPVGFIGIVIPHITRSIVGIDHKWVIPYSAFLGAILLLLADILARYVIMPEEVPVGVMTAIIGTPFFIYIARRGFNAK
- a CDS encoding ABC transporter substrate-binding protein, translated to MKLIKFSFTMLTILILSLLAACGSNEEASTGSDKEDAKPENTSYTVEHAMGTTTIPDTPKKVVILTNEGTEALLALGVTPAGAVQSWTANGDPWYEHIADDMKDVQVVGFETDTQVNLEAIAALQPDLIIGNKMRQESIYDQLSAIAPTVFSETLRGDWKENFELYAKALNKVEEGNKVISDYDTRVADLKTELGDQLQKKVSIVRFLAADVRIYQKDSFSGVILDQLGFARPESQDVNEFAIKGATKEQIPLMDGDTLFYFTYETGDGAATQVEKEWIEDPLFKNLEVAKQGNVYKIDDAIWNTAGGVIAANLMLDDIEKYFLK